GTCGATGACGCTGGAGGAACTGGCCGACGCGCCGGAACCGGCGGCGGTCGCCGACATCCTGGCTGCGGCGCGCCCATCCGCCGCCCCCGCCCGCCGTTGATCTAAATACGCCACTCCATACTCCGAGGAGCACACACCCATGGCCCCCGCCGCCGGCAAGCCCATCCCTCGTGCGACGTACCGGGTCCAACTGAATGGCGAGTTCGGCTTCGGCCGCACCGCTGCCATCGCCGACTATATCGCCCGGCTGGGTGTCAGCCATCTCTATGCCTCCCCCTACATGAAGGCGCGGCCGGGCAGCACCCACGGCTACGACATCGTCAACCACAACGAGTTGAGTCCGGAGGTCGGCGACCAGACCGATTTCCGCGATCTGGTGGAGGCGCTGAAGCGCAACAACCTCGGCCAGATCCTGGACTTCGTGCCCAATCATATGGGTGTCGGCGGGTCGGACAATGAATGGTGGTTGAATGTGTTGGAGTGGGGGCCTGATAGCCCGTATGCCGGGTATTTCGACATCGAATGGGACTCCGACTACCGCTATCTCCAAGGCAAGCTGCTGGTGCCCTTCCTGGGCGACCAGTATGGCGCGGTGCTGGTGTCGGGCGGGCTGGAGCTGCGCTTCGACAAGGAGACCGGCAGCTTCGCGGTTTGGGCCTATGGCAGCCACAAGCTGCCGGTTCGGCCGCAGGATTACGGCACCATACTCGGCAGCGACCACCCGGATCTGGAGCGGATCGGCGACGCGTTCGCCCATCTCGCCTATGCCCGGCCCCACCAGATCGCGCGGGCCGGCGTTCAGAAGGTGGAACTGGCGACACTGGTGGCGACACGGCCGGACGTGGCCGATGCGATCAACCAGCGGCTGTCCGTCTTCCGAGGCTATCAGGGAGAAATCGACAGCTGGAGCCATCTGCACGCGTTGATCGCCTGCCAGAACTGGCGGGTCGCCTATTTCAAGGTGGCGGCCGACGACATCAATTACCGCCGCTTCTTCAACATCAATGAACTGGCCGGACTGCGCATGGACGAGCCGGAGCTGTTCGACGTCGCCCACCGCATGGTGCTGGGGATGGTGGAGGACGGCACGCTCGACGGCATCCGCATCGACCACATCGACGGGCTGATCGACCCCAAGGGCTATTGCGAGCGGCTGGTCGCGGCGGCGTGCAAGCCCTTCTATCTGGTGGTGGAGAAGATCCTGGCCCGGCATGAGCGGCTGCGCGAGGATTGGCCGATCGACGGCACCACCGGTTACGAGTTCGCCAACCTGATGGGCGGCCTGTTCGTCGATCCCAAGGCGGAGGAGGCCTTCACCCGCCTCTATGCCGACTTCATCGGCCAGCGCGACGATTTCGAAGAGGTGGTGCGGCAGTGCAAGATCCGAATCATGGAAAGCGAGATGGCGAGCGAGCTGAACGTGCTGTCGCGCAAGGCGGCGCGCATCGCCCGCTCCAACCCGGCCACCGCCGATTTCACCGCCAACATCCTGCATCAGGCGTTGAAGGAGACCATCGCCCGCTTCCCGGTCTACCGCACCTATGTCGATGGCGGCGTGCCGAGCGATCTGGACCGCCGTGACATCGACTGGGCGATCTCCCGGGCACGGCGGGCCGACCAGGGACCGGACGGCTCGGTCTATGATTTCCTGCAGCGGCTGCTGACCAGCGATCTGGTGGCGGCACCCAAGAGCGGCTACAGCCACCGGCAGGTCACCCGCTTCGCCATGCGGTTCCAGCAGTATAGCGGGCCGGTGATGGCCAAGGGGCTGGAGGACACCGCCTTCTACCGCTACAACCGGCTGGCGGCGCTGAACGAGGTCGGCGGCCATCCCGACCATTTCGGCGTCAGCGTCTCCGCCTTCCACCGGGCCAACCAGGACCGCGCCCGCAACTGGCCGG
Above is a genomic segment from Azospirillum humicireducens containing:
- the treY gene encoding malto-oligosyltrehalose synthase, with product MAPAAGKPIPRATYRVQLNGEFGFGRTAAIADYIARLGVSHLYASPYMKARPGSTHGYDIVNHNELSPEVGDQTDFRDLVEALKRNNLGQILDFVPNHMGVGGSDNEWWLNVLEWGPDSPYAGYFDIEWDSDYRYLQGKLLVPFLGDQYGAVLVSGGLELRFDKETGSFAVWAYGSHKLPVRPQDYGTILGSDHPDLERIGDAFAHLAYARPHQIARAGVQKVELATLVATRPDVADAINQRLSVFRGYQGEIDSWSHLHALIACQNWRVAYFKVAADDINYRRFFNINELAGLRMDEPELFDVAHRMVLGMVEDGTLDGIRIDHIDGLIDPKGYCERLVAAACKPFYLVVEKILARHERLREDWPIDGTTGYEFANLMGGLFVDPKAEEAFTRLYADFIGQRDDFEEVVRQCKIRIMESEMASELNVLSRKAARIARSNPATADFTANILHQALKETIARFPVYRTYVDGGVPSDLDRRDIDWAISRARRADQGPDGSVYDFLQRLLTSDLVAAPKSGYSHRQVTRFAMRFQQYSGPVMAKGLEDTAFYRYNRLAALNEVGGHPDHFGVSVSAFHRANQDRARNWPGNMLASTTHDTKRGEDTRARLYALSEMPEEWERQVQTWSRLLRARRGDVEGTAPPDRNDEYLFYQLLLGAWPAELTGATVERIEQPAMTAFAERIVGAMTKSMREAKVHSTWAAPNEAYEGAVVSFIHDALDVTRRNAFLEAFLPFQAALARIGMVNGLSQTLLKLTSPGVPDIYQGCELWNLSLVDPDNRLPVDYDARRTLLEEVEGVVERGAVSTLLERWTDGAVKLAVTRQALAVRAEKPEVFSAGEYLPLDATGDRADHVVAYARRAGDDTVLVAVPRLVGQLGEAPDWGNTAIPLPRGTRWRNRLTGADVEGGDAVSAGTLFADLPVALLSREG